The proteins below are encoded in one region of Streptomyces ficellus:
- a CDS encoding endonuclease/exonuclease/phosphatase family protein: MPITELPNSRTEPDGSAVVRVLSYNIRSMRDDEDALARVIRACAPDLVFVQEAPRFFRWRKHAARLAAKSELVTLSGGATAAGPLLMCSLRATVERTEDVLLPLTPGLHRRGFATAVVRIGGARLGLLGCHLSLQARERYDQAGMLLDRLAALDTPHAIAAGDINEQPGGRSFQRLADGLQDCWAVRPWGGEHTWNPADPHKRIDAVFATKGIEVLGCGVPRPRDVPGLDGADLRAATDHLPVLAALRVPAN; encoded by the coding sequence ATGCCGATCACCGAGCTGCCCAACTCGCGCACCGAGCCGGACGGTTCCGCCGTGGTCCGGGTGCTCAGCTACAACATCCGCTCGATGCGGGACGACGAGGACGCCCTGGCCCGGGTGATCAGGGCCTGCGCGCCGGACCTCGTCTTCGTCCAGGAGGCGCCCCGCTTCTTCCGCTGGCGCAAGCACGCCGCCCGGCTGGCGGCGAAGAGCGAGCTGGTGACGCTGAGCGGGGGCGCCACCGCGGCCGGTCCGCTGCTGATGTGCTCGCTGCGGGCGACGGTCGAGCGCACGGAGGACGTGTTGCTGCCGCTCACCCCGGGGCTGCACCGGCGGGGCTTCGCGACCGCGGTCGTACGGATCGGGGGCGCCCGGCTGGGGCTGCTCGGCTGCCACCTGAGCCTCCAGGCGCGGGAGCGCTACGACCAGGCGGGGATGCTCCTGGACCGGCTGGCCGCCCTGGACACGCCCCACGCGATCGCGGCCGGCGACATCAACGAGCAGCCCGGCGGACGTTCCTTCCAGCGGCTGGCGGACGGCCTCCAGGACTGCTGGGCGGTCCGCCCCTGGGGCGGCGAGCACACCTGGAACCCGGCCGACCCGCACAAGCGGATCGACGCGGTCTTCGCCACCAAGGGCATCGAGGTGCTGGGCTGCGGCGTCCCGCGCCCGCGGGACGTGCCGGGCCTCGACGGCGCCGACCTGCGCGCGGCCACGGACCACCTCCCGGTCCTCGCGGCCCTGAGGGTGCCGGCGAACTGA
- a CDS encoding metallophosphoesterase family protein: MRVNVISDVHGNAEDLAAAGEGADALICLGDLVLFLDYHDHSRGIFPDLFGVRNAHRIVELRTARRFDQAREFGRRLWAELDVDRDTAIDQAVRRQYAALFAAFPTPTYATYGNVDIPSLWHEYAGPGTTVLDGQRVELGGLVFGFVGGGLRTPMRTPHEISDEEYAAKVEALGEVDVLCSHIPPDVPELTYDTVARRFERGSRALLDAIRRTRPRYALFGHVHQPLVRRMRVASTECVNVGHFAATGRPWALEW, encoded by the coding sequence ATGAGGGTCAACGTGATCAGCGACGTGCACGGGAACGCCGAGGACCTGGCAGCCGCGGGCGAGGGTGCCGACGCCCTCATATGCCTCGGTGACCTGGTGCTCTTCCTGGACTATCACGACCACTCGCGCGGCATCTTCCCCGACCTCTTCGGCGTCCGGAACGCCCACCGGATCGTGGAGCTGCGCACGGCCCGCCGCTTCGACCAGGCCCGCGAGTTCGGCCGCCGGCTGTGGGCGGAGCTGGACGTGGACCGCGACACGGCCATCGACCAGGCCGTACGCCGGCAGTACGCGGCCCTGTTCGCCGCGTTCCCCACCCCGACGTACGCCACCTACGGCAATGTCGACATACCGTCCCTGTGGCACGAGTACGCCGGCCCCGGCACCACCGTCCTGGACGGGCAGCGCGTCGAGCTGGGCGGCCTCGTCTTCGGCTTCGTCGGCGGCGGGCTGCGCACCCCGATGCGGACGCCCCACGAGATCTCCGACGAGGAGTACGCGGCCAAGGTCGAGGCGCTGGGCGAGGTCGACGTGCTGTGCTCGCACATCCCGCCGGACGTGCCGGAGCTGACGTACGACACCGTCGCGCGCCGCTTCGAGCGCGGCAGCCGGGCCCTGCTCGACGCGATCCGCCGGACCCGGCCCCGGTACGCGCTCTTCGGCCACGTCCACCAGCCGCTGGTGCGGCGGATGCGGGTGGCGTCGACCGAGTGCGTGAACGTGGGGCATTTCGCGGCGACCGGGAGGCCCTGGGCCCTGGAATGGTGA
- a CDS encoding alpha/beta hydrolase, with protein MPVLPGAEPYRHEGGEVGVLLCHGFTGSPQSLRPWAEFLAERGLTVSLPLLPGHGTRWQDMQATSWQDWYAEVDRELRVLRERCRDVFVFGLSMGGALALRLAARHGDAVRGLVLVNPANKVHGLAAHALPVVRHLVPSQPGIASDIAKEGVTELAYDRVPLHAAHSVRQFFRIVDAELPQVTQPVLLLHSPRDHVVPPADSARILGRISSTDVKEILLEQSYHVATLDHDAERIFEESHAFTGRLAPGAGPVGSPMPEGRGGSTTGG; from the coding sequence GTGCCGGTCCTCCCTGGAGCCGAGCCGTACCGCCACGAGGGCGGAGAGGTCGGCGTGCTGCTCTGTCACGGCTTCACCGGTTCGCCGCAGTCGCTGCGCCCCTGGGCCGAATTCCTGGCCGAGCGCGGCCTGACCGTGTCGCTGCCGCTGCTCCCCGGGCACGGCACCCGCTGGCAGGACATGCAGGCCACCAGCTGGCAGGACTGGTACGCCGAGGTGGACCGGGAGCTGCGCGTCCTGCGCGAGCGGTGCCGGGACGTCTTCGTCTTCGGCCTGTCCATGGGCGGGGCGCTGGCGCTGCGGCTCGCCGCCAGGCACGGCGACGCGGTCCGGGGCCTGGTCCTGGTGAACCCGGCGAACAAGGTGCACGGCCTCGCCGCCCACGCGCTGCCCGTGGTGCGCCACCTGGTGCCCTCGCAGCCCGGCATCGCGAGCGACATCGCCAAGGAGGGCGTCACCGAGCTGGCCTACGACCGGGTGCCGCTGCACGCGGCCCACTCGGTGCGCCAGTTCTTCCGGATCGTGGACGCGGAGCTCCCGCAGGTCACGCAGCCGGTGCTGCTGCTGCACAGCCCGCGGGACCACGTCGTGCCGCCCGCCGACTCGGCGCGGATCCTCGGCCGGATCTCCTCCACGGACGTCAAGGAGATCCTGCTGGAACAGAGCTACCACGTCGCGACGTTGGACCACGACGCGGAGCGGATCTTCGAGGAGAGTCACGCGTTCACCGGCCGGCTCGCTCCGGGCGCCGGCCCAGTGGGGTCCCCCATGCCGGAGGGCCGGGGAGGGAGCACGACCGGTGGCTGA
- a CDS encoding DUF5304 domain-containing protein, producing the protein MSDATQHPDADAWAKACAEDLAAEKARRRGTAGPPPGTAAEELRKLVDAVADKVASLRTPLLGMGAQDAVQQFVSQAKAAVEPVIERNPQVFDHLAAAGNELLAAYRSAVEGQERRWTRGPDAPPPGDPSAGDKRDDDGPGPTEHIDLD; encoded by the coding sequence ATGAGCGATGCCACCCAGCATCCCGACGCCGACGCCTGGGCGAAGGCCTGCGCCGAGGACCTGGCCGCCGAGAAGGCCCGCCGCCGCGGGACCGCGGGCCCGCCGCCCGGCACCGCCGCCGAGGAGCTGCGCAAGCTCGTCGACGCGGTCGCCGACAAGGTCGCCTCGCTGCGCACCCCGCTGCTCGGCATGGGCGCCCAGGACGCCGTGCAGCAGTTCGTCAGCCAGGCCAAGGCCGCCGTCGAGCCCGTCATCGAGCGCAACCCGCAGGTCTTCGACCACCTCGCCGCCGCCGGCAACGAACTGCTCGCCGCCTACCGCTCCGCGGTCGAGGGCCAGGAGCGCCGCTGGACCCGCGGCCCGGACGCCCCGCCCCCCGGCGACCCGTCCGCCGGGGACAAGAGGGACGACGACGGTCCGGGACCCACCGAGCACATCGACCTGGACTGA
- a CDS encoding ROK family glucokinase, whose amino-acid sequence MGLTIGVDIGGTKIAAGVVDEEGTILDDHKVPTPPTAEGIVDAICAAVSEAGKGHDIEAVGIGAAGYVDDKRATVLFAPNIQWRHEPLKDKVEQRVGLPVVVENDANAAAWGEYKFGAGKGHEDVICITLGTGLGGGIIIGNKLRRGRFGVAAEFGHIRVVPDGLLCGCGSQGCWEQYASGRALVRYAKQRANATPENATILLGLGDGTPAGIEGKHISAAARQGCPVAVDSFRELARWAGAGLADLASLFDPSAFIVGGGVSDEGDLVLDPIRKSFRRWLIGGQWRPHAQVVAAQLGGEAGLVGAADLARQG is encoded by the coding sequence ATGGGACTCACCATCGGCGTCGACATCGGCGGCACGAAGATCGCGGCCGGAGTGGTCGACGAAGAGGGCACGATCCTCGACGACCACAAGGTGCCCACGCCGCCGACCGCCGAAGGCATCGTCGACGCGATCTGCGCCGCGGTGTCCGAAGCCGGCAAGGGTCACGACATCGAGGCGGTCGGCATCGGGGCCGCCGGGTACGTGGACGACAAGCGCGCCACCGTCCTGTTCGCGCCCAACATCCAGTGGCGCCACGAGCCGCTGAAGGACAAGGTCGAACAGCGCGTCGGCCTCCCCGTGGTCGTCGAGAACGACGCCAACGCCGCGGCCTGGGGCGAGTACAAGTTCGGTGCGGGCAAGGGCCACGAGGACGTCATCTGCATCACGCTGGGCACCGGGCTCGGCGGCGGCATCATCATCGGCAACAAGCTGCGCCGCGGCCGCTTCGGCGTGGCCGCCGAGTTCGGCCACATCCGGGTCGTCCCCGACGGCCTGCTGTGCGGCTGCGGCAGCCAGGGCTGCTGGGAGCAGTACGCCTCGGGCCGCGCCCTCGTGCGGTACGCCAAGCAGCGCGCCAACGCCACCCCCGAGAACGCCACGATCCTGCTCGGCCTCGGCGACGGGACGCCCGCCGGCATCGAGGGCAAGCACATCTCCGCGGCCGCCCGCCAGGGCTGCCCGGTGGCCGTCGACTCGTTCCGCGAGCTGGCCCGCTGGGCCGGCGCGGGCCTGGCCGACCTGGCGTCGCTGTTCGACCCGTCGGCGTTCATCGTGGGCGGCGGCGTCTCGGACGAGGGCGACCTGGTCCTCGACCCGATCCGCAAGTCGTTCCGCCGCTGGCTGATCGGCGGCCAGTGGCGGCCGCACGCCCAGGTGGTCGCCGCGCAGCTCGGCGGCGAGGCCGGGCTGGTCGGCGCGGCCGACCTGGCTCGCCAGGGCTGA
- a CDS encoding SRPBCC family protein, whose product MAEHTSSSIEIEAAPADVMGVIADFARYPEWTGEVKEAEVLEKDAAGRAEKVRLLLDAGAIKDDHTLAYTWTGDDEVSWTLVKSQMLRALDGSYRLRPLAGGARTEVTYQLTVDVKIPMLGMIKRKAEKVIIDRALAGLKKRVESPRKG is encoded by the coding sequence ATGGCGGAACACACCAGCTCGAGCATCGAGATCGAGGCGGCACCGGCCGACGTCATGGGAGTGATCGCCGACTTCGCGCGCTACCCGGAGTGGACGGGCGAGGTGAAGGAGGCGGAGGTCCTGGAGAAGGACGCCGCCGGCCGCGCCGAGAAGGTCCGCCTGCTGCTGGACGCCGGCGCGATCAAGGACGACCACACCCTGGCGTACACCTGGACCGGCGACGACGAGGTGTCCTGGACGCTGGTCAAGTCCCAGATGCTCCGCGCCCTGGACGGCTCCTACCGCCTGCGGCCGCTGGCCGGCGGCGCCCGCACCGAGGTGACGTACCAGCTGACCGTGGACGTCAAGATCCCCATGCTGGGCATGATCAAGCGGAAGGCCGAGAAGGTCATCATCGACCGCGCCCTGGCCGGACTGAAGAAGCGCGTCGAATCCCCGCGCAAGGGCTGA
- a CDS encoding lysophospholipid acyltransferase family protein yields the protein MKFSIGGSLKLAFRPWVEGLENIPAEGPAILASNHLSFSDSFFLPAVLDRKVTFIAKAEYFTSPGVKGRLTAAFFKGVGQLPVDRSGARGAGEAAIKSGIEVLERGELFGIYPEGTRSPDGRLYRGKPGGLARVALATGAPVIPVAMIDTEKIQPPGKVVPKLMRPGIRIGKPLDFSRYQGMDGDRFILRSVTDEVMYEIMKLSGQEYVDIYATAAKRQIADAEKAAKEAAKEAAKEAAKDAAKAQSGPSGA from the coding sequence ATGAAGTTCTCCATCGGAGGATCCCTGAAGCTCGCCTTCAGGCCCTGGGTGGAGGGCCTCGAGAACATTCCCGCCGAGGGGCCGGCGATCCTCGCGAGCAACCACCTCTCCTTCTCGGACTCCTTCTTCCTGCCGGCGGTCCTGGACCGCAAGGTGACGTTCATCGCGAAGGCGGAGTACTTCACCTCGCCGGGCGTGAAGGGCAGGCTCACCGCCGCGTTCTTCAAGGGCGTCGGCCAGCTGCCGGTGGACCGCTCGGGTGCGCGCGGTGCGGGCGAGGCCGCGATCAAGAGCGGTATCGAGGTCCTGGAGCGCGGTGAGCTCTTCGGCATCTACCCGGAGGGGACCCGTTCGCCGGACGGGCGGCTCTACCGGGGCAAGCCCGGTGGCCTCGCGCGCGTGGCGCTGGCCACGGGCGCGCCGGTGATCCCGGTCGCCATGATCGACACCGAGAAGATCCAGCCGCCGGGGAAGGTCGTCCCCAAGCTGATGCGCCCGGGCATCCGGATCGGCAAGCCCCTGGACTTCAGCCGCTACCAGGGCATGGACGGCGACCGGTTCATCCTGCGCTCGGTCACCGACGAGGTGATGTACGAGATCATGAAGCTGTCGGGCCAGGAGTACGTCGACATCTACGCGACCGCCGCCAAGCGGCAGATCGCCGACGCGGAGAAGGCCGCCAAGGAGGCGGCGAAGGAAGCCGCCAAGGAGGCGGCCAAGGACGCGGCGAAGGCCCAGAGCGGCCCGTCGGGGGCGTAA
- the macS gene encoding MacS family sensor histidine kinase: protein MAKRERVVRMSVEQPLWRALTAYRVLTLVYAVLLFVFTRQKFERPWVAVAFLAVMSVWTLATLPKVAGAVACTRRFLVADLTVALTGILLTPLADVHAQTFDGPTLPSIWTAGSVLAYAIKGGWRWAAFASSLVAVANIVERGDPSRDTLHNVLLVWVASIAIGYVVEVARASERTLARALEIEAATRERERLARDIHDSVLQVLAMVQRRGTALGGEAAELGRMAGEQEVALRTLVTGGLTRTSHVSEDESLGAVVREVEEPDDGPPGGPADLRTLLAPHAGARVTFSEPGAPVLLAPAAARELAAAVSAALDNVHRHAGEDARAWILVEDWTDEVIVTVRDDGPGIPDGRLAQAEGEGRLGVAQSIRGRLRDLGGTAELVSVPGQGTEVELKVPKGTRGKAGT, encoded by the coding sequence TTGGCCAAGCGCGAGCGCGTCGTCCGCATGTCCGTCGAGCAGCCGCTGTGGCGGGCGCTGACCGCGTACCGGGTCCTCACCCTGGTGTACGCGGTGCTCCTGTTCGTCTTCACCCGGCAGAAGTTCGAGCGCCCCTGGGTGGCCGTGGCGTTCCTCGCGGTCATGTCCGTCTGGACGCTGGCCACCCTGCCCAAGGTGGCCGGCGCCGTCGCCTGCACCAGGCGGTTCCTGGTCGCGGACCTGACCGTCGCGCTCACCGGCATCCTGCTCACCCCGCTCGCCGACGTGCACGCCCAGACGTTCGACGGCCCGACGCTGCCGAGCATCTGGACGGCCGGTTCGGTCCTGGCGTACGCCATCAAGGGCGGCTGGCGCTGGGCGGCGTTCGCGTCGTCCCTGGTCGCGGTCGCCAACATCGTCGAGCGCGGCGACCCCAGCCGGGACACACTGCACAACGTGCTGCTGGTGTGGGTGGCCTCCATCGCGATCGGGTACGTCGTCGAGGTCGCCCGCGCGTCCGAGCGGACCCTCGCGCGCGCCCTGGAGATCGAGGCGGCCACCCGGGAGCGGGAGCGGCTGGCCCGAGACATCCACGACTCCGTCCTCCAGGTGCTGGCCATGGTCCAGCGCCGGGGCACGGCCCTGGGCGGCGAGGCCGCCGAGCTGGGCCGGATGGCGGGGGAGCAGGAGGTGGCGCTGCGCACCCTGGTCACGGGCGGCCTGACCCGTACCTCGCACGTCTCGGAGGACGAGTCGCTGGGCGCCGTCGTCCGCGAGGTGGAGGAACCCGACGACGGCCCGCCCGGCGGCCCGGCGGACCTGCGCACCCTGCTCGCCCCGCACGCTGGGGCCCGGGTCACCTTCTCGGAACCGGGAGCTCCGGTCCTGCTGGCGCCCGCGGCGGCGAGGGAACTCGCGGCCGCTGTCAGTGCCGCCCTGGACAATGTCCACAGACACGCGGGTGAGGACGCCAGGGCCTGGATCCTGGTGGAGGACTGGACGGACGAGGTGATCGTGACGGTGCGGGACGACGGGCCGGGCATACCGGACGGGCGTCTCGCGCAGGCGGAGGGCGAGGGGCGGCTCGGTGTCGCGCAGTCCATTCGCGGCAGGCTCCGGGACCTGGGCGGCACCGCCGAGCTGGTCTCGGTGCCGGGGCAGGGCACGGAAGTGGAACTGAAGGTCCCGAAGGGGACACGGGGGAAGGCGGGTACATGA
- a CDS encoding ArsA family ATPase produces the protein MRTVLVTGPGGAGRTTVAAATALGGARRGQRVLFLTGDRAVPDDWFAGDGGPVVRRVHSGAHFRAEMLAFQDRAAAALGLLGATPLADEELTELPGSDRFALLRALRDAAAGDWDLVVADLPPLPDAVAVLGLPEQLRRYLRRLLPPERQAARALRPMLAQLAGVPMPAAWLYETAARWDTELAAVQALMEAPTTTVRLVAEPGPAAAEALRTARTGLALHRLAVEPVVANRMLPTTSPDPWLSGLAAQQQAHLKALGEAHELPHLGRDPRTADDLAPLDPPPVPPAPAPDWTVEDRREDDGVLVWRIPLPGATKQDLGLVRRGDELVLTTGPFRRVVPLPSALRRCTVTGAGLDDGTLGVRFAPDPDVWPRTR, from the coding sequence TTGCGCACCGTCCTGGTCACCGGCCCCGGCGGCGCCGGGCGTACGACCGTCGCCGCCGCGACCGCCCTCGGTGGGGCGCGGCGCGGGCAGCGGGTCCTGTTCCTCACCGGCGACCGGGCGGTGCCCGACGACTGGTTCGCGGGCGACGGCGGGCCCGTCGTCCGCCGTGTCCACTCCGGCGCCCACTTCCGCGCCGAGATGCTCGCCTTCCAGGACCGCGCCGCCGCCGCCCTCGGGCTGCTCGGCGCCACCCCGCTCGCCGACGAGGAGCTCACCGAGCTGCCCGGCAGCGACCGGTTCGCGCTGCTGCGCGCCCTGCGGGACGCCGCCGCCGGCGACTGGGACCTCGTGGTCGCCGACCTGCCGCCCCTGCCCGACGCCGTGGCCGTCCTCGGCCTGCCCGAGCAGCTGCGCCGCTACCTGCGCCGGCTCCTGCCGCCCGAGCGGCAGGCCGCCCGTGCGCTGCGGCCGATGCTCGCCCAGCTCGCCGGCGTCCCCATGCCCGCCGCGTGGCTGTACGAGACCGCCGCCCGCTGGGACACCGAGCTGGCCGCCGTACAGGCTCTGATGGAGGCCCCCACCACCACCGTCCGCCTGGTCGCCGAACCGGGCCCGGCCGCCGCCGAGGCCCTGCGCACCGCCCGCACCGGCCTCGCCCTGCACCGCCTCGCCGTCGAGCCGGTCGTCGCCAACCGGATGCTGCCCACCACGTCCCCCGACCCCTGGCTCTCCGGCCTCGCCGCCCAGCAGCAGGCCCACCTCAAGGCGCTGGGCGAGGCGCACGAGCTGCCGCACCTCGGCCGCGATCCCCGCACCGCCGACGACCTCGCCCCGCTGGACCCGCCCCCCGTCCCGCCCGCCCCCGCCCCGGACTGGACCGTGGAGGACCGGCGCGAGGACGACGGCGTCCTGGTGTGGCGCATCCCCCTGCCCGGCGCCACCAAGCAGGACCTCGGCCTCGTCCGCCGCGGCGACGAACTCGTCCTGACGACCGGCCCGTTCCGCCGCGTCGTCCCCCTGCCGTCCGCCCTGCGCCGCTGCACCGTCACCGGGGCGGGCCTCGACGACGGGACGCTGGGCGTCCGCTTCGCCCCCGACCCCGATGTGTGGCCCCGCACGCGGTAA
- a CDS encoding 6-phosphofructokinase, with protein sequence MRVGVLTGGGDCPGLNAVIRAIVRKGVQEYGYSFTGFRDGWRGPLDDATVRLDIPAVRGILPRGGTVLGSSRTNPLQAEDGVRCIRDTLARHGVDALITIGGEDTLGVAARLSGEHGIPCVGVPKTIDNDLSATDYTFGFDTAVGIATEAIDRLHTTAESHMRVLVVEVMGRHAGWIALHSGLAGGANVILIPEQRFDVDQVCSWVTSRFRASYAPIVVVAEGAVPRDGDMVLKDGTLDSFGHVRLSGIGEWLAKQIEKRTGKEARTTVLGHVQRGGTPSAFDRWLATRFGLHAIDAVRDGDFGTMVALRGTDIVRVPLGEATARLKTVDPKLYAEVGVFFG encoded by the coding sequence ATGCGGGTCGGAGTGCTGACCGGCGGCGGCGACTGCCCCGGTCTCAACGCGGTCATCCGCGCCATCGTCCGCAAGGGCGTCCAGGAGTACGGCTACTCCTTCACCGGCTTCCGGGACGGCTGGCGCGGCCCTCTGGACGACGCCACCGTACGCCTGGACATCCCCGCCGTGCGGGGCATCCTGCCGCGCGGTGGCACCGTCCTCGGCTCCTCGCGCACCAACCCGCTTCAGGCGGAGGACGGTGTCCGCTGCATCAGGGACACCCTCGCCCGACACGGCGTGGACGCGCTGATCACCATCGGCGGCGAGGACACGCTCGGTGTCGCCGCACGCCTGAGCGGCGAGCACGGCATCCCCTGCGTCGGCGTACCGAAGACCATCGACAACGACCTGTCCGCCACCGACTACACCTTCGGCTTCGACACGGCCGTCGGCATCGCGACCGAGGCGATCGACCGCCTCCACACCACCGCCGAGTCCCACATGCGGGTCCTCGTCGTGGAGGTGATGGGGCGTCACGCCGGCTGGATAGCCCTGCACTCCGGCCTGGCGGGCGGCGCCAACGTCATCCTCATCCCCGAGCAGCGGTTCGACGTGGACCAGGTCTGCTCCTGGGTGACCTCACGCTTCCGGGCGTCGTACGCCCCGATCGTCGTCGTCGCCGAAGGCGCCGTGCCCCGGGACGGCGACATGGTGCTCAAGGACGGGACGCTGGACTCCTTCGGCCACGTGCGGCTGTCGGGGATCGGCGAATGGCTCGCCAAGCAGATCGAGAAACGGACCGGGAAGGAGGCGCGCACCACCGTCCTCGGCCACGTCCAGCGCGGCGGCACCCCGAGCGCCTTCGACCGCTGGCTCGCCACCCGCTTCGGCCTGCACGCCATCGACGCGGTGCGCGACGGTGACTTCGGGACGATGGTCGCCCTGCGCGGCACGGACATCGTCCGCGTACCTCTCGGCGAGGCGACCGCGCGCCTGAAGACGGTGGACCCGAAGCTCTACGCGGAGGTCGGCGTCTTCTTCGGCTGA
- a CDS encoding response regulator codes for MSEQQIKVMVVDDHPMWRDAVARDLAEAGFDVVATAGDGEQAVRRARAVSPDVLVLDLNLPAKPGVQVCKELVGADPALRVLVLSASGEHADVLEAVKSGATGYLLKSASTAELIDAVRRTAAGDPVFTPGLAGLVLGEYRRLASEPLPAAGPDDPKAPQLTERETEVLRLVAKGLSYKQIAERLVISHRTVQNHVQNTLGKLQLHNRVELVRYAIERGLDDA; via the coding sequence ATGAGCGAGCAGCAGATCAAGGTGATGGTCGTCGACGACCATCCGATGTGGCGGGACGCGGTCGCCCGCGACCTGGCGGAGGCCGGGTTCGACGTCGTCGCCACGGCCGGCGACGGCGAGCAGGCCGTGCGCCGCGCCCGCGCCGTGAGCCCCGACGTGCTGGTCCTCGACCTGAACCTGCCGGCGAAGCCCGGCGTGCAGGTCTGCAAGGAGCTGGTGGGCGCCGACCCCGCGCTCAGGGTGCTGGTGCTCTCCGCCAGCGGCGAGCACGCCGACGTGCTGGAGGCGGTGAAGTCCGGCGCGACCGGATACCTGCTGAAGTCGGCCAGCACGGCGGAGCTGATCGACGCCGTGCGGCGCACGGCCGCCGGGGACCCGGTGTTCACGCCTGGCCTGGCGGGCCTCGTCCTCGGCGAGTACCGCCGCCTCGCCTCCGAGCCGCTGCCGGCCGCCGGCCCGGACGACCCGAAGGCCCCGCAGCTCACCGAGCGGGAGACCGAGGTGCTGAGGCTGGTCGCCAAGGGCCTGAGCTACAAGCAGATCGCCGAGCGCCTGGTGATCTCGCACCGCACCGTCCAGAACCACGTGCAGAACACCCTCGGCAAGCTCCAGCTCCACAACCGCGTCGAGCTGGTGCGGTACGCGATAGAGCGAGGCCTGGACGACGCCTGA